Proteins found in one Triticum aestivum cultivar Chinese Spring chromosome 4D, IWGSC CS RefSeq v2.1, whole genome shotgun sequence genomic segment:
- the LOC123098313 gene encoding mannose-1-phosphate guanyltransferase alpha, protein MAGPEQRVVAVIMVGGPTKGTRFRPLSLNVPKPLFPLAGQPMVHHHISACRRIPNLAQIYLIGFYEEREFALYVSSISNELRIPVRYLREDKPRGSAGGLYSFRDYIMEDSPAHIVLLNCDVCSSFPLPDMLEAHKKYGGMGTLLVNKVSAESANQFGELVADPETNELLHYTEKPETFVSDLINCGVYIFTPKILIAIEDVLKQKKDRANLRRVSSFEALQSATKAIPADYVRLDQDILSPLAGKKELYTYQTLDFWEQIKTPGMSLRCSGLYLSQFRHTSPHLLASGDGKKGATIVGDVYIHPSAKVHLTAKIGPNVSISANARIGAGARLISCIILDDVEIMENAVVIHSIVGWKSTVGKWSRVQGEGDHNAKLGITILGEAVDVEDEVVVTNSIVLPNKTLNASVQDEIIL, encoded by the exons ATGGCCGGCCCCGAGCAGCGCGTCGTCGCCGTCATCATGGTCGGCGGCCCCACCAAAG GGACGCGGTTCCGGCCACTCTCGCTCAACGTGCCCAAGCCGCTCTTCCCGCTCGCCGGCCAGCCCATGGTGCACCACCACATCTCCGCGTGCCGCCGC ATCCCCAACCTGGCGCAGATATACCTCATCGGCTTCTACGAGGAGCGGGAGTTCGCGCTCTACGTCTCCTCCATCTCCAACGAGCTCAGGATCCCTGTCAG GTATCTGAGGGAGGATAAGCCGCGCGGGTCTGCCGGAGGGCTCTACAGCTTCAGGGACTACATCATGGAGGACAGTCCG GCACACATTGTTTTGCTGAACTGTGACGTCTGTTCTAGCTTCCCCTTGCCAGACATGCTTG AGGCTCATAAAAAGTATGGAGGCATGGGCACTTTGCTAGTCAATAAG GTATCTGCGGAGTCAGCCAACCAATTTGGCGAGCTAGTAGCTGATCCTGAAACAAATGAACTGTTACACTATACGGAAAAACCAGAGACTTTT GTGAGTGATCTCATAAATTGTGGAGTCTATATATTTACACCAAAGATATTAATTGCTATCGAGGATGTCCTAAAACAGAAGAAAGACAGAG CTAATTTGCGCCGTGTATCCAGCTTTGAAGCTCTTCAATCAGCAACGAA GGCAATTCCGGCAGATTATGTTAGGTTAGATCAAGATATCTTATCTCCTCTAGCAGGAAAGAAGGAACTTTACACATACCAGACACTTGATTTTTGGGAACAGATCAAGACCCCAGG GATGTCTTTGAGATGCTCTGGCCTATATCTCTCCCAGTTCCGCCATACCTCTCCTCATCTTTTAGCCTCTGGAGATGGCAAAAAGGGTGCCACCATTGTAGGTGACGTGTACATCCATCCATCTGCAAAGGTGCATCTAACTGCAAAG ATTGGTCCCAATGTTTCGATATCAGCAAATGCACGCATTGGAGCAGGTGCCAGGCTTATCAGTTGCATCATTCTGGATGATGTCGAAATTATG GAGAATGCAGTTGTCATACATTCAATAGTAGGGTGGAAGTCAACAGTAGGGAAATGGTCACGTGTACAG GGTGAAGGTGACCACAATGCCAAACTTGGTATCACCATTCTTG GTGAAGCCgttgatgttgaagatgaagtaGTTGTAACTAACAGTATCGTGCTCCCAAATAAAACTCTCAATGCCAGTGTGCAAGATGAGATCATCCTATAA